One Penaeus chinensis breed Huanghai No. 1 chromosome 12, ASM1920278v2, whole genome shotgun sequence DNA segment encodes these proteins:
- the LOC125030871 gene encoding amino acid transporter AVT1B-like isoform X1 yields MSEGSKRSSVSTISGSVARMEAEPVGEKKKGLGMWMTSFFLIAQMAGAGFLSLPKALANTGWLGVPMLILFCTMVGFSGTRLGKCWVILEERYPEYKKPCRQPYMEIADKALGVHGRRLTLASVVITLLGGTTVFLILIASFLNGLIPQLSSCEWLLIVAAVILPFTWLGTPKDFWQASVLAVISTAVACIVIFIQILVEIENHEDPFYQNPTISTFALGFGAILFAFGGASVFPTIQNDMGDRTQFGKSVVVGFAAILSLYLPVAVAGYAVQGFEVGDNILLSVNQASWSVTAAIILEVINLFGTYIISFNPVGQVFEELLGVENKFGYKRCLVRSAIIIFEVIIGLAVPDFGMILNLIGGSTVTVCSFILPPLMYMKLVDRTGPPEWPKRTIPLWERVVLWEIIIIGAVGGITSTVSAFIAILDPDSFNKSCFVAFS; encoded by the exons GAGAATGGAGGCGGAACCCGtcggggagaagaagaaaggcctGGGGATGTGGATGACGTCCTTTTTCCTCATTGCACAGATGGCAGGGgcaggatttctctctctcccgaaggCTCTGGCGAATACGG GCTGGCTAGGAGTACCCATGCTTATCCTGTTCTGCACAATGGTAGGCTTCTCAGGAACGCGTCTAGGAAAGTGCTGGGTCATCCTCGAAGAGAGATATCCTGAATATAAGAAACCTTGTCGACAGCCCTATATGGAGATCGCTGACAAGGCCCTCGGAGTGCATGGAAG acgcCTGACGCTGGCAAGTGTGGTGATCACCCTCTTGGGTGGAACGACAGTCTTCCTCATCCTGATTGCGTCATTCCTGAACGGGTTGATCCCTCAGCTGAGTTCCTGTGAGTGGCTGCTGATCGTGGCTGCGGTGATCCTACCCTTCACGTGGCTCGGGACGCCTAAGGACTTCTG GCAAGCCTCCGTCCTGGCCGTGATCTCCACCGCCGTCGCCtgcatcgtcatcttcatccaaATCCTCGTGGAAATAGAGAACCACGAGGACCCCTTCTACCAGAATCCTACGATCTCCACCTTCGCCCTCGGCTTCGGTGCCATCCTCTTCGCCTTCGGGGGGGCCTCTGTGTTCCCGACCATCCAGAACGACATGGGGGATCGGACGCAGTTCGGCAAGAGCGTCGTGGTCGGGTTTGCTG CTATCCTGAGTCTCTACCTCCCCGTGGCCGTGGCAGGATACGCCGTTCAGGGATTCGAAGTCGGTGATAACATCCTTCTCTCCGTGAACCAAGCTTCCTGGTCGGTCACAGCCGCCATTATCCTCGAAGTCATTAATCTCTTCGGGACTTACATCATCTCCTTCAACCCCGTCGGGCAGGTGTTCGAGGAGCTCTTGGGGGTTGAGAACA aatTCGGCTACAAGAGATGCCTCGTTCGCTCGGCCATCATCATCTTCGAAGTGATTATAGGTCTCGCTGTGCCTGACTTTGGCATGATTCTCAACCTTATCGGCGGCTCGACTGTCACTGTCTGCTCTTTTATCCTTCCGCCTCTGATGTACATGAAGTTGGTCGATAGGACAGGCCCTCCCGAGTGGCCTAAGCG AACGATCCCACTGTGGGAGCGCGTGGTACTGTGGGAGATCATCATCATCGGAGCTGTGGGCGGCATTACCTCCACAGTGTCGGCCTTCATCGCCATCCTCGACCCCGATTCCTTCAACAAATCCTGCTTCGTCGCCTTTTCGTAA
- the LOC125030871 gene encoding amino acid transporter AVT1B-like isoform X2 yields MSIRTIMMRMEAEPVGEKKKGLGMWMTSFFLIAQMAGAGFLSLPKALANTGWLGVPMLILFCTMVGFSGTRLGKCWVILEERYPEYKKPCRQPYMEIADKALGVHGRRLTLASVVITLLGGTTVFLILIASFLNGLIPQLSSCEWLLIVAAVILPFTWLGTPKDFWQASVLAVISTAVACIVIFIQILVEIENHEDPFYQNPTISTFALGFGAILFAFGGASVFPTIQNDMGDRTQFGKSVVVGFAAILSLYLPVAVAGYAVQGFEVGDNILLSVNQASWSVTAAIILEVINLFGTYIISFNPVGQVFEELLGVENKFGYKRCLVRSAIIIFEVIIGLAVPDFGMILNLIGGSTVTVCSFILPPLMYMKLVDRTGPPEWPKRTIPLWERVVLWEIIIIGAVGGITSTVSAFIAILDPDSFNKSCFVAFS; encoded by the exons GAGAATGGAGGCGGAACCCGtcggggagaagaagaaaggcctGGGGATGTGGATGACGTCCTTTTTCCTCATTGCACAGATGGCAGGGgcaggatttctctctctcccgaaggCTCTGGCGAATACGG GCTGGCTAGGAGTACCCATGCTTATCCTGTTCTGCACAATGGTAGGCTTCTCAGGAACGCGTCTAGGAAAGTGCTGGGTCATCCTCGAAGAGAGATATCCTGAATATAAGAAACCTTGTCGACAGCCCTATATGGAGATCGCTGACAAGGCCCTCGGAGTGCATGGAAG acgcCTGACGCTGGCAAGTGTGGTGATCACCCTCTTGGGTGGAACGACAGTCTTCCTCATCCTGATTGCGTCATTCCTGAACGGGTTGATCCCTCAGCTGAGTTCCTGTGAGTGGCTGCTGATCGTGGCTGCGGTGATCCTACCCTTCACGTGGCTCGGGACGCCTAAGGACTTCTG GCAAGCCTCCGTCCTGGCCGTGATCTCCACCGCCGTCGCCtgcatcgtcatcttcatccaaATCCTCGTGGAAATAGAGAACCACGAGGACCCCTTCTACCAGAATCCTACGATCTCCACCTTCGCCCTCGGCTTCGGTGCCATCCTCTTCGCCTTCGGGGGGGCCTCTGTGTTCCCGACCATCCAGAACGACATGGGGGATCGGACGCAGTTCGGCAAGAGCGTCGTGGTCGGGTTTGCTG CTATCCTGAGTCTCTACCTCCCCGTGGCCGTGGCAGGATACGCCGTTCAGGGATTCGAAGTCGGTGATAACATCCTTCTCTCCGTGAACCAAGCTTCCTGGTCGGTCACAGCCGCCATTATCCTCGAAGTCATTAATCTCTTCGGGACTTACATCATCTCCTTCAACCCCGTCGGGCAGGTGTTCGAGGAGCTCTTGGGGGTTGAGAACA aatTCGGCTACAAGAGATGCCTCGTTCGCTCGGCCATCATCATCTTCGAAGTGATTATAGGTCTCGCTGTGCCTGACTTTGGCATGATTCTCAACCTTATCGGCGGCTCGACTGTCACTGTCTGCTCTTTTATCCTTCCGCCTCTGATGTACATGAAGTTGGTCGATAGGACAGGCCCTCCCGAGTGGCCTAAGCG AACGATCCCACTGTGGGAGCGCGTGGTACTGTGGGAGATCATCATCATCGGAGCTGTGGGCGGCATTACCTCCACAGTGTCGGCCTTCATCGCCATCCTCGACCCCGATTCCTTCAACAAATCCTGCTTCGTCGCCTTTTCGTAA